The Streptomyces durmitorensis genome contains the following window.
GACCCCGCCCGACCTCAAGGAGTCCCTGACCTTCGCGACCGAGCGCCCCTTCGACGACCCGGCCGTCAACGCCGAGTGGTACGAACCGAATGTCTGGCCCGCGGAGGCACCCGGACTGAGGGCTCTCTGCTCGGCCTACCTCGCCCGGATGGAGAAACTCACCGACCAGCTCCTCACCCTCCTCGGCGAGGCACTGGGCGAGCGGCCGGACTTCTTCACACGGCACATGAGTCACCCGACGTACGGCTTCAATATCAACTGGTACCCGGGCACGGAGGTCGTGGGGAAGCCGCAGCCCGGCCAGTTCCGCATCGGCCCGCACACCGACTTCGGCACGGTCACCGTGCTCGACCGGCAGGCGGGCAAGGGCGGACTCCAGGTCTTCACCGACGAGGGCGGCTGGCAGGACGCCCCGTACGACCCGGAGGCGTTCACCGTCAACATCGGGGATCTGATGGCCCGTTGGACCGGCGACCGCTGGCGCTCGGGCCGCCACCGGGTCCTGCCGCCACCGGCCGACGCACCGGCCGAGGAGCTGATGTCCCTGGTCTACTTCGGCGAGTGCACGCCGGGCACGCTCGTGGAGTCGGTGCCCGCGCCGGTGGGGCGGGTGGCGTACGAGCCGGTGGACTCGCACACGTATCTGCGGGCGAAGCTGGACGCGATCACGCTGGGCTGATCACGCTGGGCTGATCTCCCTGGGCTGTTCTCCCTGGGCTGATCACTCGCTCTTCGCGTACGACTCGCGCAGCTCGCGCCACCGGTCCAGGCTCCACGCCGACCAGTCCTTCGGCCGCCCGTCGAGCGCGTCGACGAGGAACTCGAAGTGGTTGTGCCAGCCGGCGAGGCAGTCGAGGCGCAGCTCGTCGTCGCCGTCGAACTCGTTGGTGAAGCGGAGGGTCGTCCCTGCCTTGCCGTCGGCCGTCTCCAGGTGGAAGCGGCACCGTCCGTGCAGGTCGATCGTGTACTCGGCGACCCGCTCCGGGTCCCACGCGGTGATGTGCCCGGAGTGCGTGGCCGACTCGTCCCCGTTGAGCCAGCGCAGCGAGACCGCACCGCCGAGCCGCGGCTCGAACACGTCGGCGGCGGCAAGCCACCCCGGAAGACCTTCCGGGGTGGCCACCGCGGCCCAGACTTTTTCCACAGGGTGGGGAAGGCGGAGCTCGTGGTGGAGGTGCTGGGTCGGCCCCCCGGTACCGGTGGGGCGCTCCGTCCTGCTCGTGCCCTGCCCGATGATCGCGGTCATGGCCCAAGCCTGGCCCGGTACGCCCCGTTCCGCACCCCTTGCGCGTACTTACGGGCGGCGTACGGCAAAGGGCGGTGCGGGGGGGTCAGACCCCCGCGTACGAGTGCTTGCCGGTGACGAAGATGTTCACGCCGTAGTAGTTGAACAGCCAGCAGCCGAAGGCGATCAGGGCCAGGTAGGCGGCCTTGCGGCCCTTCCAGCCCGCGGTCGCGCGCGCGTGCAGGTAGCAGGCGTAGGCGACCCAGGTGATGAAGGACCAGACCTCCTTGGGGTCCCAGCCCCAGTAGCGGCCCCACGCGTCGCCCGCCCAGATCGCGCCCGCGATGATCGTGAACGTCCACAGCGGGAAGACCGCGGCGTTCACGCGGTAGGCGAACTTGTCGAGGGAGGCCGCGGAGGGCAGCCGCTCCATGACGGACGTGGCGAACTTTCCGGGCTGTCCGCCGCGCTCCAGCTTCGACTCGTAGCTGTCCCGGAAGAGGTAGAGCACCGTCGAGACGCCGCCGACGTAGAAGACCGCACCGCAGAAGATCGCGGTGGAGA
Protein-coding sequences here:
- a CDS encoding SRPBCC domain-containing protein translates to MTAIIGQGTSRTERPTGTGGPTQHLHHELRLPHPVEKVWAAVATPEGLPGWLAAADVFEPRLGGAVSLRWLNGDESATHSGHITAWDPERVAEYTIDLHGRCRFHLETADGKAGTTLRFTNEFDGDDELRLDCLAGWHNHFEFLVDALDGRPKDWSAWSLDRWRELRESYAKSE
- a CDS encoding isopenicillin N synthase family dioxygenase, with protein sequence MTTSSGEHGRGEPRIPTIDLEPWLSGDPAARAAVARTVDRALRTAGFLLVTGHGVDPSLRTRIRAAARAFFVLPASVKEPYAAKVGGRGWLGPGAEANGYAEGTETPPDLKESLTFATERPFDDPAVNAEWYEPNVWPAEAPGLRALCSAYLARMEKLTDQLLTLLGEALGERPDFFTRHMSHPTYGFNINWYPGTEVVGKPQPGQFRIGPHTDFGTVTVLDRQAGKGGLQVFTDEGGWQDAPYDPEAFTVNIGDLMARWTGDRWRSGRHRVLPPPADAPAEELMSLVYFGECTPGTLVESVPAPVGRVAYEPVDSHTYLRAKLDAITLG